ACGTGGTTGCGGACGGTGGCCAGGCTCACGCCGAGGCGGTCCGCGGCGGCACGCGTGCTGGTGCCCGTCGCCAGAAGGCGCAGGACCTCGAGCTCGCGGCGCGTCAGTGGACCTGATGCCGGCGTCGTCTCGGGGCGCGGCTCTGACGCGTGACCGCCGTTCCGCCGCGCCGGGGCGCGCCCGGTCACGTCGCGGAACAGATGAATCGTGAGCGTGCCGGCGCTGCGTTCCGACGGGACGGCGAGGGTGCTCACGTTGAGCCGGATGAGCCGCCCCGCCTTGGTCCGCGTCCAGATGTCGAAATCCTCGACCGGCTGACCGTGGCGCGCGGCCGCGATCACCGGACTGTCGTCTCGGCACACCGGCTCGCCGTTGCCGTCGCGGCCTTCGAGAAGATCGCAACACGGGCGGCCGACGGCTTCGCCAGCGCCCCACCCGAGCAGGCGCTGAGCCGCGGGATTCCAGTAGACGATTCGCCCGCTGGTGTCGGCCACGAGCGCGCCGTCCCCGGCCCGGCTGAGAGCCTGAAACAATCCGGTTTCCTCGAGTCGGTTCACCGCGCACCCCCGTTTAACGACATCACCTTGGTGCAAATACACCAGCAAGACGGCTGCCACTGTAAAGCGCAATTAAATCGCTAAGTTGCTGGCTGGGCCCGAGCGAGCTCCCTGGGAGCTTCTCCTAGACCGACTGGAATTCCTGAAGTGTCGCTCGCGAGGCGCCGGAGTGATTACCGAGAAACCAGAAGGAGAGATGCGGAGTGGGGGAACCGGGAAGACCTGCCGATCGCTCGCTAGACCTCTCCGATGATCTACGTAAGGCACCGGAAGATCAGGCCTGTATTCATTCTTGACATTTCCGATCCGGAAATGTATTTATGCGATTCACAGCCATGAGCGACGTCGTCCAGCACGAGACCAAGGCCCAGCGAGTCGAGCGGCTCAAGCGCGAGGTGAACCCGTGGGAGGCGTACGACCAGATCGTGCGCTTCGCCCGCGAGGGTTACGCGTCGATTCCCCCCGAGTGGCTCAACACCTACTTCCGGTGGTGGGGCATCTACACGCAGGGTGACGGCGTCGGCGCCGTCGGAGGCAAGGGGGGCGAGGGCCGCGCGACGCCGTACTTCATGGTCCGCCTGAGAATTCCGAACGGGATGCTCCTGTCCCATCAGGTGCGGACCCTTGCGGACCTGGCCGAGCGCCACGCGCGGAGCGTCGCCGACATCACGGTCCGACAGAACATCCAGCTCCACTGGGTGACGGTGGAGGCGCTTCCGGACATCTTCCAGAGCCTGTGGCGGTCCGGGCTCACGACGATGGGGGCGTGCGGCGACGACACGCGCAACGTCACCGGCTGCCCGCTGGCCGGCGTCGATGCTGACGAGATCGTGGACGCCTCGCCGCTGGTCCACGCGGCGACGCGCCTGCTGAACGGCAACCCCGAGTTCTACAACCTGCCGCGCAAGTACAAGATCTCCGTCACCGGGTGCCGCGTGTGGTGCTCCTACCCCGAGATCAACGACGTCGGCATGACGGCGCTCCGGCATCCCCGCTCGGGCGAGATCGGGTTTTCCGTGCGCGTGGGCGGGGGGCTTTCCACCGATCCCCACTTCGGAGTGCGGCTCGACGCATTCGTGCGCTGGAATCAGGTCCTGCCGGTCATCCGTGGGATCTCCGAAATCTTCCGCGACAGCGACGTGCTGCGGCAGAGCCGCGAGAAGGCGCGGCTCAAGTTCCTGTTCCTCACCCACGGGTGGACGGCCGAGCGCTTGCTGCGCGCGCTCGAGGAGCGCGTGGGCTTCGCGCTCGACCCGGCGCCGCCCGAGGATCCGCCCGAGGACGTCTACCGCGACCACGTGGGCATCCGTCCCCAGAAGCAGCCGGGCTACGTCTATGCGGGCCTGGCTGTGCTCCGGGGGCGGGTCACCCCCGCCCAGCTACGGGCCGTCGCCGACCTGGCCGACCGCTATGGCACCGGTGAGCTGCGCACG
This Candidatus Methylomirabilota bacterium DNA region includes the following protein-coding sequences:
- a CDS encoding LuxR C-terminal-related transcriptional regulator, giving the protein MAAVLLVYLHQGDVVKRGCAVNRLEETGLFQALSRAGDGALVADTSGRIVYWNPAAQRLLGWGAGEAVGRPCCDLLEGRDGNGEPVCRDDSPVIAAARHGQPVEDFDIWTRTKAGRLIRLNVSTLAVPSERSAGTLTIHLFRDVTGRAPARRNGGHASEPRPETTPASGPLTRRELEVLRLLATGTSTRAAADRLGVSLATVRNHVQNLLGKLGVHSRLQAVAHATNHGLL
- a CDS encoding nitrite/sulfite reductase yields the protein MSDVVQHETKAQRVERLKREVNPWEAYDQIVRFAREGYASIPPEWLNTYFRWWGIYTQGDGVGAVGGKGGEGRATPYFMVRLRIPNGMLLSHQVRTLADLAERHARSVADITVRQNIQLHWVTVEALPDIFQSLWRSGLTTMGACGDDTRNVTGCPLAGVDADEIVDASPLVHAATRLLNGNPEFYNLPRKYKISVTGCRVWCSYPEINDVGMTALRHPRSGEIGFSVRVGGGLSTDPHFGVRLDAFVRWNQVLPVIRGISEIFRDSDVLRQSREKARLKFLFLTHGWTAERLLRALEERVGFALDPAPPEDPPEDVYRDHVGIRPQKQPGYVYAGLAVLRGRVTPAQLRAVADLADRYGTGELRTTNMQNLLVLNVRRDRVRGLADELEPTGLRLEASPFWRGTIACTGSEFCKIALTETKGFARGLVDELERRLPGFDQHLKIHITGCPNSCGQHWIADLGIEGKKVKVNGALVDAYYFCVGGAVGRHQAKARPVGYRVAATEVADAIERLLTVYLAERRHGETFRQFSARHTDQELREFLAGHEAAAVARDPSPGRPPHGVDG